A single genomic interval of Streptomyces graminofaciens harbors:
- a CDS encoding MucR family transcriptional regulator, with amino-acid sequence MICHVCGRAFRSLGAHLRAHRMTAAEYRQEFGLLRTRALSARSFSGEQSRSRRAGYRASPEAQERFAAGRAMARSGELAHRRRDSARRQAEPEELRLVRRESLASGRRTQDRAAIDRTMAALRAAGFTDLGQALRVVYVERQNSIEATARSLAIGKARLRRLLVEHGIEIRPTGQNSAAGRRSRVLLNERAAAERVGARDIKLWLRERSDEGATLRELAAVTGRSIPWVAARIGAR; translated from the coding sequence GTGATCTGCCATGTGTGCGGGCGGGCCTTCCGCTCGCTCGGCGCGCACCTGCGCGCCCACAGGATGACCGCGGCGGAGTACCGGCAGGAGTTCGGGCTGCTGCGCACCCGGGCACTGAGCGCGCGATCCTTCTCCGGGGAGCAGTCCCGTTCCCGGCGTGCCGGATACCGGGCCTCACCGGAGGCACAGGAGCGCTTCGCGGCGGGCCGCGCGATGGCCCGCTCCGGTGAACTGGCCCACAGACGCCGGGACTCCGCCCGTAGACAGGCGGAGCCGGAGGAACTGCGCCTGGTGCGCCGGGAGAGCCTGGCCTCCGGCCGGCGTACCCAGGACCGGGCCGCCATCGACCGGACAATGGCAGCGCTGCGGGCGGCGGGATTCACCGACCTCGGGCAGGCACTGCGCGTCGTGTACGTCGAGCGGCAGAACAGCATCGAGGCCACGGCACGCTCCCTCGCCATCGGCAAGGCCCGGCTGCGGCGTCTGCTGGTCGAGCACGGCATCGAGATCCGCCCGACCGGACAGAACTCCGCCGCCGGGCGACGCTCACGCGTCCTGCTCAACGAACGGGCCGCCGCCGAGCGGGTCGGCGCCCGGGACATCAAGCTGTGGCTGCGCGAGCGGAGCGACGAAGGCGCCACCCTGCGGGAGTTGGCGGCGGTCACCGGCCGCAGCATCCCCTGGGTGGCGGCCCGGATCGGCGCCCGGTGA
- a CDS encoding chaplin produces MSRMVKVATVALGTSAVVLSGAGLASADADATGAAIGSPGVLSGNVIQVPIHLPVNICGNTVNIVGALNPAFGNKCVNEEHDDKKDGKKSKKSHRHGH; encoded by the coding sequence ATGTCTCGCATGGTGAAGGTGGCCACCGTCGCCCTGGGTACGTCCGCCGTGGTCCTCAGCGGGGCCGGGCTGGCCTCGGCCGACGCGGATGCCACCGGCGCGGCCATCGGCTCGCCCGGTGTGCTGTCGGGCAACGTCATCCAGGTTCCCATTCACTTGCCGGTCAACATCTGCGGGAACACCGTGAACATCGTCGGCGCGCTGAACCCCGCCTTCGGCAACAAGTGCGTCAACGAGGAGCACGACGACAAGAAGGACGGCAAGAAGAGCAAGAAGAGCCACCGCCACGGCCACTGA
- a CDS encoding D-2-hydroxyacid dehydrogenase family protein gives MRLRCAVLDDHQAVATEIADWSPVTDDVEVVSFAEHFADEDALAVALAEYDIVVTLRERVPFPASLLARLPRLKLLIASGMRNSVIDYAAAETHGVTVCGTASSATPPVELTWALLLGLARGLVTENNALRTGGPWQSTVGVDLHGARLGLLGLGKIGSRVARVGLAFGMRVTAWSQNLTKEYADEVGVHLAASKEELLADSDFVSIHLALSDRTRGLLGAPELALLKPSAYLINTSRAAIVDQDALITALREERLAGAGIDVFDIEPLPADHPMRTAPRLLATPHLGYVSRANYGTYYGQAVENIQAYLAGSPVRLLG, from the coding sequence ATGCGACTCCGCTGCGCCGTACTCGACGACCACCAGGCCGTCGCAACCGAGATCGCGGACTGGTCCCCCGTCACCGACGACGTCGAAGTCGTGAGCTTCGCGGAACACTTCGCCGACGAGGACGCTCTGGCGGTGGCCCTCGCCGAGTACGACATCGTCGTCACCCTGCGTGAACGCGTCCCCTTCCCCGCCTCGCTGCTCGCCCGCCTCCCCCGGCTGAAGCTCCTGATCGCCTCCGGCATGCGCAACTCGGTGATCGACTACGCGGCCGCCGAGACGCACGGGGTGACGGTCTGCGGTACGGCCAGTTCCGCCACCCCGCCCGTCGAGCTGACCTGGGCCCTCCTGCTCGGCCTGGCCCGCGGCCTGGTCACCGAGAACAACGCCCTGCGCACCGGCGGCCCCTGGCAGAGCACGGTCGGCGTCGACCTGCACGGCGCCCGGCTCGGTCTGCTCGGACTCGGCAAGATCGGCAGCCGGGTGGCCCGGGTCGGCCTCGCCTTCGGTATGCGGGTGACGGCGTGGAGCCAGAATCTCACCAAGGAGTACGCCGACGAGGTGGGCGTCCATCTGGCCGCCTCCAAGGAGGAGTTGCTCGCGGACAGCGACTTCGTCTCCATCCACCTGGCACTGAGCGACCGCACCCGTGGTCTGCTCGGCGCTCCCGAACTCGCCCTCCTCAAGCCGAGCGCCTACCTGATCAACACCTCCCGGGCCGCCATCGTCGACCAGGACGCCCTGATCACCGCCCTGCGCGAGGAGCGCCTCGCCGGAGCCGGCATCGACGTCTTCGACATCGAGCCGCTCCCCGCCGACCACCCGATGCGTACGGCTCCCCGCCTCCTCGCCACGCCACACCTCGGCTACGTCTCCCGCGCCAACTACGGCACGTACTACGGCCAGGCGGTCGAAAACATCCAGGCCTACCTGGCGGGTTCCCCGGTACGACTCCTCGGCTGA
- the tsaD gene encoding tRNA (adenosine(37)-N6)-threonylcarbamoyltransferase complex transferase subunit TsaD, which produces MSSPVVLGIESSCDETGAGLVRDGQLLGHALASSMDEHARFGGVVPEIAARAHVHAVRPVIRQALDMAGLRLSDVGAVAVTTGPGLSGALQVGLAGAKTIAYALGVPLYGVHHLAGHVAADTLEHGLLPDPCMVLIVSGGHTSLLLVRDLARDPIVHLGDTLDDAAGECFDKVARVFGLPYPGGPAIDRAARTGDPRAVPFPRPLTGSSDHAYDFSFSGLKTAAARWAEGHTGRELPVADGAASLQEAIADVLTRKAVAACVEHGVGTLVVVGGVAANSRVRSLAEERCQKAGITLRVPPLKLCTDNGAMIAAVGDLLVRSGAEPAPLDVSIDPSAPLEYAALRPAASPAASLAGVA; this is translated from the coding sequence GTGAGTTCACCTGTCGTGCTCGGGATCGAGTCGTCCTGCGACGAGACCGGCGCGGGTCTGGTCCGGGACGGTCAACTGCTGGGCCACGCGCTGGCGTCGAGCATGGACGAGCACGCCCGCTTCGGCGGCGTCGTCCCCGAGATCGCCGCCCGCGCGCACGTACACGCCGTACGGCCGGTGATCCGGCAGGCGCTGGACATGGCCGGGCTGCGGCTGTCCGACGTCGGCGCTGTCGCGGTGACCACCGGGCCGGGCCTGTCGGGGGCCCTTCAGGTGGGCCTGGCCGGAGCGAAGACCATCGCGTACGCGCTCGGCGTCCCGCTGTACGGCGTCCACCACCTCGCCGGTCACGTGGCCGCCGACACCCTGGAGCACGGGCTGCTGCCGGACCCCTGCATGGTGCTGATCGTCTCCGGCGGTCACACCTCGCTCCTCCTCGTCCGTGACCTGGCCCGCGATCCGATCGTCCACCTCGGTGACACCCTCGACGACGCCGCCGGGGAGTGCTTCGACAAGGTCGCGCGGGTCTTCGGGCTGCCGTATCCCGGCGGTCCGGCCATCGACCGGGCCGCGCGCACAGGGGATCCGCGCGCCGTTCCCTTTCCCCGCCCGCTGACCGGCTCGTCCGATCATGCGTACGACTTCTCCTTCTCGGGGCTGAAGACGGCCGCAGCGCGCTGGGCGGAGGGCCACACGGGCCGTGAGCTGCCGGTGGCCGACGGCGCCGCCTCGCTCCAGGAGGCCATCGCCGACGTGCTGACCCGCAAGGCGGTCGCGGCCTGCGTCGAGCACGGCGTCGGCACGCTCGTCGTGGTCGGCGGGGTCGCCGCGAACTCGCGCGTGCGCTCCCTCGCCGAGGAACGCTGCCAGAAGGCAGGCATCACCCTGCGCGTACCGCCCCTGAAGCTGTGCACCGACAACGGCGCCATGATCGCCGCCGTCGGCGACCTCCTCGTACGCTCCGGCGCCGAACCGGCACCACTCGACGTGTCGATCGACCCGTCGGCGCCCCTGGAGTACGCGGCCCTGCGCCCGGCGGCCTCCCCGGCGGCCTCCCTGGCGGGGGTGGCCTGA
- a CDS encoding GNAT family N-acetyltransferase yields MSIRIFKGADLLAHTTALHSLYVDAFCAPPWNEDPEKAVEFAGRLPTNVRRPGFTAALAFTGPEVIGFATAWTTLAPFPTERCYPQAAAGLGTRHTVEWLCGSREIDELAVRSEARGTGLAGELLEAVTEDAPEGRSWLLTSVRSPRAVTFYRSQGWTQATHPSPDGKGIVVFLGPRHPARALAAEPL; encoded by the coding sequence ATGAGCATCCGGATCTTCAAGGGCGCCGACCTCCTCGCCCACACCACCGCCCTGCACTCCCTCTACGTCGACGCCTTCTGCGCCCCGCCCTGGAACGAGGACCCGGAGAAGGCTGTCGAGTTCGCGGGCCGCCTGCCGACGAATGTCCGGCGCCCGGGATTCACCGCCGCCCTCGCCTTCACCGGCCCGGAGGTCATCGGCTTCGCCACCGCCTGGACGACACTCGCCCCCTTCCCCACCGAACGCTGCTATCCGCAGGCCGCCGCCGGTCTCGGCACCCGGCACACCGTGGAATGGCTCTGCGGCTCCCGGGAGATCGACGAACTCGCCGTCCGCTCCGAGGCCCGCGGCACCGGTCTCGCGGGCGAACTGCTGGAGGCGGTCACCGAAGACGCCCCCGAGGGCCGTTCCTGGCTGCTCACCTCCGTCCGGTCACCGCGGGCGGTCACCTTCTACCGCAGCCAGGGCTGGACCCAGGCCACCCACCCCTCCCCCGACGGCAAGGGCATCGTCGTCTTCCTCGGCCCGCGTCATCCCGCCCGGGCTCTGGCCGCCGAGCCCCTGTGA
- a CDS encoding class F sortase: MNHSATSARARGRRVPVAVIAAATATLLLSGCAGQDTADSQTSPGQSAGLATGNGTTADGQAPATGSGAGQAVAALDRSVPQRVVIPSLGVSSKLETLGQNAEGAMTTPKDPDLAGWYEPGTTPGSQGPAVIAGHVTFNGADAVFKKLKTIEVGAVVEVEREDGKIASFTVDRVEEYEKKAFPTLEVYKNVDHAGLRLVTCGGEFDADRHYYPNNVVVFATMTGVV, from the coding sequence GTGAACCACTCGGCCACGAGCGCACGGGCCCGGGGGCGGCGCGTCCCCGTCGCCGTGATCGCCGCTGCCACCGCGACGCTGCTCCTGAGCGGCTGCGCGGGCCAGGACACGGCGGATTCGCAGACGTCCCCGGGGCAGAGCGCGGGCCTCGCCACGGGAAACGGCACCACGGCCGACGGCCAGGCACCGGCCACGGGCTCGGGCGCCGGTCAGGCCGTCGCGGCGCTGGACCGGTCGGTGCCGCAGCGGGTCGTGATCCCCTCCCTCGGTGTGTCGAGCAAGCTGGAGACGCTGGGCCAGAACGCCGAGGGAGCGATGACGACCCCGAAGGACCCCGATCTGGCGGGCTGGTACGAGCCGGGCACGACCCCCGGTTCCCAGGGACCCGCGGTGATCGCCGGGCATGTCACCTTCAACGGCGCGGACGCGGTCTTCAAGAAGCTGAAGACGATCGAGGTCGGGGCTGTCGTCGAGGTGGAACGCGAGGACGGCAAGATCGCCTCTTTCACGGTGGACCGCGTCGAGGAGTACGAGAAGAAGGCGTTCCCCACCCTGGAGGTCTACAAGAACGTCGACCACGCGGGGCTGCGACTGGTCACCTGCGGTGGCGAGTTCGACGCGGACCGGCACTACTACCCCAACAACGTCGTGGTGTTCGCCACCATGACGGGCGTCGTGTAG
- a CDS encoding GntR family transcriptional regulator, producing MDSQLYTHSDTSPDAVAPPAPSLREAVYAKLHAAVLDGEFGPRERLAEMRLAARFGVSRTPVREALARLASDGLIEHGDGGYFVTIPSLTRLKDFYELRITLELRGIARAIEDPSIRHDPAVIATELDRWYAMREQPPTPDTRFVAQDERFHAELSRASGNPALTDALVAAGERGRRVRMYDFLTQDRVKATVTEHIEIMELVRAGHLDAAHHALHAHLGDSTAAVLEHAQRAMTQMALHADRS from the coding sequence ATGGATTCGCAGCTGTATACGCACTCGGACACCTCGCCGGACGCGGTTGCGCCACCGGCTCCCTCCCTGCGTGAGGCGGTCTACGCGAAGCTCCACGCGGCCGTACTCGACGGCGAGTTCGGCCCACGCGAGAGGCTGGCCGAAATGCGGCTGGCCGCTCGGTTCGGGGTGTCGCGAACCCCGGTGCGCGAGGCACTGGCGCGGCTGGCCTCCGACGGTCTGATCGAGCACGGTGACGGCGGGTACTTCGTCACGATCCCCAGCCTCACCCGGCTCAAGGACTTCTACGAACTCCGGATCACCCTGGAACTGCGCGGGATCGCCCGCGCGATCGAGGACCCCTCCATCCGTCACGATCCGGCCGTCATCGCGACCGAACTGGACCGCTGGTACGCGATGCGCGAACAGCCGCCGACACCGGACACACGCTTCGTCGCCCAGGACGAGCGCTTCCACGCCGAACTCTCGCGCGCCTCCGGCAACCCCGCCCTCACGGACGCGCTCGTGGCGGCCGGCGAGCGCGGCCGGCGGGTTCGGATGTACGACTTCCTCACCCAGGACCGCGTCAAGGCCACCGTCACCGAACACATCGAGATCATGGAATTGGTCCGCGCCGGCCACCTAGACGCCGCCCACCACGCCCTGCACGCCCACCTCGGCGACTCGACGGCCGCGGTCCTGGAACACGCCCAGCGCGCCATGACACAGATGGCCCTGCACGCCGACCGCTCCTGA